One Natrinema marinum genomic window carries:
- a CDS encoding preprotein translocase subunit SecD: MSPIEAIKGNWRVLLLALFVAFSAVALFVPGGIMADDSLAADSVERGPTNLEFGLSLDGGTRIRVPVTGMTAENIAPGITEDNQISQQEQQRLDEIESTLYQELGLETGNASVDVQDDGTVTAEVFTGDVSKAEFAAALQAADVDASEDDIRPGVTQATRDQMIETIQTKINAAGLSGGTVYEASTVNDDHYIVVEVPNMGADELRNLLSERGVVEVVAYYPNESGNQTNTTVLTGEDIATVDPPEQPERGTGYVVPVQVNDQAAPQFQQQMNDLGFTGDGIGRCNLRGDGETISFDHEGQQYCLLTVVDGEVVDAHSMGQTLANPMRSGDWAEDPTFQMGAQSQQDAQSLSVNLRAGSLRAPLDFEESQIYSIEASHAEQFKQYSLLIGLLSVVTVSGVVYTRYTDTRVALPMILTAMAEVVILLGFAAVIRMPLDLSHVAGFIAVVGTGVDDLVIIADEVMDEGDVSSVRVFQSRFRKAFWVIGGAAATTVVALSPLAVLSLGDLRGFAIITILGVFIGVLVTRPAYGDILRRLLTDR, translated from the coding sequence ATGAGCCCGATCGAGGCGATCAAAGGCAACTGGCGGGTCCTCCTACTCGCCCTGTTCGTCGCCTTTTCCGCCGTCGCGCTGTTCGTCCCCGGCGGGATCATGGCCGACGACAGCCTCGCCGCCGACAGCGTCGAGCGCGGCCCGACCAACCTCGAGTTCGGCCTCAGCCTCGACGGCGGCACCCGGATCAGGGTCCCCGTCACCGGCATGACCGCCGAAAACATCGCGCCGGGAATCACCGAGGACAACCAGATCAGCCAACAAGAACAACAGCGCCTCGACGAGATCGAGTCGACGCTGTACCAAGAACTCGGCCTCGAGACGGGCAACGCCAGCGTCGACGTGCAAGACGACGGCACCGTCACCGCGGAGGTGTTCACGGGCGACGTGAGCAAAGCCGAGTTCGCCGCGGCGCTGCAAGCCGCGGATGTCGATGCTTCAGAGGACGACATCCGCCCCGGCGTCACCCAGGCAACGCGCGATCAGATGATCGAGACGATCCAGACGAAGATCAACGCGGCCGGACTCTCCGGCGGCACGGTCTACGAGGCCTCGACGGTGAACGACGACCACTACATCGTCGTCGAGGTTCCGAACATGGGTGCCGACGAACTCCGCAATCTGCTCTCCGAGCGCGGGGTCGTCGAGGTCGTCGCTTACTACCCCAACGAGAGCGGGAATCAGACGAACACGACTGTGCTGACCGGCGAGGACATCGCTACGGTGGATCCGCCGGAACAGCCCGAACGAGGAACGGGGTACGTGGTTCCCGTTCAGGTCAACGACCAGGCTGCGCCGCAGTTCCAGCAGCAGATGAACGACCTCGGATTCACCGGCGACGGGATCGGTCGGTGTAACCTCCGCGGCGACGGCGAGACGATCAGCTTCGACCACGAGGGACAACAGTACTGTCTGCTGACGGTCGTCGACGGCGAGGTCGTCGACGCCCACAGCATGGGGCAGACGCTGGCCAATCCGATGCGAAGCGGCGATTGGGCCGAAGATCCGACGTTCCAGATGGGCGCACAGAGCCAGCAGGACGCCCAGTCGCTCTCGGTCAACCTCCGGGCCGGCAGCCTGCGCGCGCCGCTGGACTTCGAGGAGAGCCAGATCTACTCGATCGAGGCCTCCCACGCCGAGCAGTTCAAGCAGTACTCGCTGCTGATCGGCCTGCTCTCCGTTGTCACCGTCAGCGGCGTCGTCTACACCCGCTATACGGACACCCGCGTCGCCCTGCCGATGATCCTCACCGCGATGGCCGAGGTGGTGATCCTGCTCGGCTTCGCCGCGGTGATACGCATGCCGCTGGATCTCTCCCACGTCGCCGGGTTCATCGCCGTCGTCGGGACCGGGGTCGACGACCTCGTGATCATCGCCGACGAGGTGATGGACGAGGGTGACGTCAGCTCCGTCCGCGTCTTCCAGTCGCGATTCCGCAAGGCGTTCTGGGTCATCGGCGGCGCCGCCGCGACGACCGTCGTCGCCCTCTCGCCGCTGGCCGTGTTGAGCCTCGGCGATCTCCGCGGGTTCGCCATCATCACCATCCTCGGCGTTTTCATCGGGGTCCTCGTCACCCGACCCGCCTACGGCGACATCCTGCGGCGGCTGCTGACCGACCGCTAA
- the secF gene encoding protein translocase subunit SecF: MAYFNVPEIDYTRYSNRQLAAVPLAVLAVALLVLSGSFLAYGTPVPLGMDFAGGTELTVQTTTPQSEISAAFDEQPESVTGAGGNEYIVRFSSTDAQDLREQAEQNLAQDGNADIVQLTSSTSASFGQQSQQTALIGLVVAFVGMSAVAFLLFRTFVPSIAIVISAFSDLMIPLAFMRLVGIPLSLGTVAGLLMLIGYSVDSDILLNNHVLRRSGDFYESTHRAMRTGVTMTVTSMAAMLVMGVTAFLFGIDLLASIGIILFVGLAADLMNTYMLNLSLLRWYKFEGIRS; encoded by the coding sequence ATGGCGTATTTCAACGTACCGGAGATCGATTACACCCGGTACAGTAACCGCCAGCTGGCGGCGGTTCCGCTCGCGGTTCTCGCGGTGGCGCTGCTCGTCCTGAGCGGTTCGTTTCTCGCGTATGGGACGCCGGTTCCGCTGGGGATGGACTTCGCCGGGGGGACCGAGTTGACCGTGCAGACGACGACGCCGCAGTCGGAGATTTCGGCGGCGTTCGACGAACAGCCCGAGTCGGTGACCGGAGCGGGCGGTAACGAGTACATCGTCCGGTTCTCCTCGACCGACGCGCAGGATCTGCGAGAGCAGGCCGAACAGAACCTCGCGCAGGACGGGAACGCCGATATCGTCCAACTGACGTCGTCGACGTCAGCGAGTTTCGGCCAGCAGAGCCAGCAGACGGCCCTGATCGGCCTCGTCGTCGCGTTCGTCGGGATGAGCGCCGTCGCATTCCTGCTCTTCCGGACGTTCGTCCCGTCGATCGCGATCGTCATCTCGGCGTTTTCAGACCTGATGATCCCGCTCGCGTTCATGCGGCTGGTCGGCATTCCGCTCTCGCTGGGGACGGTCGCCGGGCTGTTGATGCTGATCGGGTACTCCGTCGACTCGGACATCCTGCTGAACAACCACGTCCTACGACGCAGCGGTGACTTCTACGAGAGCACCCACCGCGCGATGCGCACCGGTGTCACGATGACGGTCACGTCGATGGCCGCCATGCTCGTCATGGGCGTCACGGCGTTTCTCTTCGGCATCGATCTGCTGGCGTCGATCGGGATCATCCTCTTCGTCGGCCTCGCGGCCGACCTGATGAACACCTACATGTTGAACCTGAGCCTGCTTCGCTGGTACAAGTTCGAGGGGATCCGCTCATGA
- a CDS encoding DUF5812 family protein — protein MTDKTGTFVVTHAEDESAVVRDVETAQVHTLASNPGLEVHDVLEATVAPEPPLEVAWEVIDVEERRSIELVDSDLEPTQQERELAADAEVGDLVREERAGTGEIHVFRVPDGEVEPAAQDVLEDEETIARAARLEAVRVEVRRSANDGVLSVRYLPD, from the coding sequence ATGACCGACAAGACGGGCACGTTCGTCGTCACGCACGCCGAAGACGAATCGGCCGTCGTCCGCGACGTCGAGACCGCACAGGTCCACACCCTCGCGTCGAACCCCGGCCTCGAGGTCCACGACGTCCTCGAGGCGACCGTCGCGCCGGAACCGCCCCTGGAAGTCGCCTGGGAGGTGATCGACGTCGAGGAGCGGCGCTCGATCGAACTGGTCGATAGCGACCTCGAGCCGACCCAACAGGAACGGGAACTGGCGGCCGACGCCGAGGTCGGCGACCTCGTTCGGGAAGAACGGGCTGGCACCGGCGAGATTCACGTCTTTCGCGTCCCCGACGGAGAGGTGGAACCCGCAGCGCAAGACGTTCTCGAGGACGAGGAAACGATCGCGCGGGCGGCCCGGCTCGAGGCGGTCCGCGTGGAGGTCCGGCGCTCGGCCAACGACGGCGTGTTGAGCGTCCGCTATCTGCCGGACTGA
- a CDS encoding cupredoxin domain-containing protein: MLGIASGAIAVGLAGCVGGQSEDDEHDDTGSHSHDADDAPTESSQNESHGGNESHGHDATLEGPSETAEVAMASTDSGQHFDPHVVWVETGGSVTWTNESGSHSTTAYHADNGEPHLAPDGATAWDSGVLSEQGGTFEHTFDTEGVYHYYCTPHETSGMIGSVIVGEPDPNGQPALADPPSDKPDAVRQKLTSLNDRVTSALGGDTGSDDGGDRAGDSDGHGDHGGH; encoded by the coding sequence ATGCTCGGAATCGCAAGCGGTGCGATCGCAGTCGGACTCGCGGGCTGTGTGGGTGGCCAAAGCGAGGACGACGAGCACGACGATACCGGCAGCCACAGCCACGATGCGGACGACGCCCCCACCGAATCGAGCCAGAACGAGTCCCACGGCGGCAACGAGAGCCACGGTCACGACGCGACACTCGAGGGGCCGTCGGAAACGGCCGAGGTGGCGATGGCGTCGACCGACTCGGGCCAGCACTTCGACCCGCACGTCGTCTGGGTCGAGACGGGCGGGTCCGTCACGTGGACCAACGAGAGCGGCAGTCACTCGACGACTGCTTACCACGCCGACAACGGCGAACCGCACCTCGCTCCCGACGGGGCGACGGCGTGGGACAGCGGCGTGCTCTCGGAACAGGGTGGCACGTTCGAGCACACGTTCGACACCGAGGGCGTGTACCACTACTACTGTACGCCCCACGAGACGTCGGGGATGATCGGCAGCGTCATCGTCGGCGAGCCCGATCCGAACGGGCAGCCCGCGCTGGCGGACCCGCCGTCGGATAAGCCGGACGCCGTCCGGCAGAAGCTAACGTCATTGAACGACCGCGTCACGAGCGCGCTCGGCGGCGACACTGGGAGCGATGACGGCGGCGATCGGGCCGGCGACAGCGACGGGCACGGCGACCACGGTGGGCACTGA
- a CDS encoding DUF7563 family protein: MPVCTSCENHVSYDFADAHGDGERVDWCPRCRNGK, encoded by the coding sequence ATGCCGGTCTGCACGTCCTGTGAGAACCACGTGTCGTACGATTTCGCAGACGCCCACGGCGACGGCGAGCGCGTCGACTGGTGTCCGCGCTGTCGAAACGGGAAGTGA